Proteins from one Kineosporiaceae bacterium genomic window:
- a CDS encoding PrsW family intramembrane metalloprotease yields MANWFINVDGFTSGPHPVDHVRHWVTHRQLPETTLFWPDGGSTWLPAVQAAPLIVGSGGPAPAPWARTAPTPGPVARPTAAPAPASTPLPAPSPLPQPSPGPAPGMPQHQGMPQHQGMHHPGAGPSAPTPAETSYPGHATYSAPYAAAYAPPQGAPHGYGYPAHQAQRGGLHAFADRLADFAGVERITGFRPRELMSLALRKHSQDELEQTFATGLPGFTPPLDKVLSDWPKPWIFVRLYATASMLFLGFVALVEIFENYNLLPGLLVVGSFAVPLSVLVLFFELNTPRNISLYAITRAFLIGGVISLAITLVLIQFGNSQNAILGPLLTGILEEVGKLLAVFVIALRMPGLRYPWILNGMLFGAAVGAGFAAFESAGYAMTTMLSQSNETGLGVGPAITVIFLRGALAPFGHVVWTALAAGALWRVKRDRGMSPAMLVDLRVLRVLAMVIALHAIWDFGVQLPFMLKYAALGVTAWVLVLGMVTAGLKQIKATQVNAARGGPGLPQATALQPSVPPVGSR; encoded by the coding sequence GTGGCCAACTGGTTCATCAACGTCGACGGGTTCACCTCGGGCCCGCATCCGGTGGACCACGTGCGTCACTGGGTCACCCATCGGCAGTTGCCCGAGACCACCCTGTTCTGGCCGGACGGCGGCAGCACCTGGCTGCCCGCCGTCCAGGCGGCGCCCCTGATCGTCGGATCAGGCGGGCCGGCGCCCGCACCCTGGGCACGGACGGCGCCCACCCCCGGCCCGGTCGCCCGGCCGACGGCCGCTCCCGCGCCCGCATCGACTCCCCTGCCCGCACCCAGCCCCCTACCCCAGCCCAGCCCCGGGCCTGCCCCCGGGATGCCTCAGCACCAGGGCATGCCTCAGCACCAGGGCATGCACCACCCCGGCGCCGGGCCGAGTGCACCAACGCCGGCCGAGACCTCCTACCCCGGCCATGCGACGTACTCCGCCCCGTACGCCGCCGCCTACGCACCCCCGCAGGGCGCGCCCCACGGCTACGGCTACCCCGCGCACCAGGCGCAACGCGGCGGGCTGCACGCCTTCGCCGACCGGTTGGCCGACTTCGCCGGTGTCGAACGGATCACCGGTTTCCGTCCCCGCGAGCTGATGTCCCTGGCCTTGCGCAAACACAGCCAGGACGAACTGGAGCAGACCTTCGCCACCGGACTACCGGGCTTCACGCCACCACTGGACAAGGTGCTCTCGGACTGGCCCAAGCCGTGGATCTTCGTCCGGCTGTACGCGACCGCCTCGATGCTGTTCCTGGGGTTCGTGGCCCTGGTCGAGATCTTCGAGAACTACAACCTGCTGCCCGGACTGCTGGTGGTGGGCAGCTTCGCCGTCCCGCTCTCGGTGCTGGTGTTGTTCTTCGAGCTCAACACCCCCCGCAACATCTCGCTCTACGCCATCACCCGGGCCTTCCTGATCGGCGGCGTGATCTCCCTGGCGATCACGCTGGTACTGATCCAGTTCGGCAACAGTCAGAACGCGATCCTCGGACCGCTGCTCACCGGCATCCTCGAAGAGGTCGGCAAGCTGCTCGCGGTGTTCGTGATCGCCCTGCGCATGCCCGGCCTGCGCTACCCCTGGATCCTCAACGGCATGCTGTTCGGGGCCGCGGTCGGCGCGGGTTTCGCCGCCTTCGAGTCCGCCGGCTATGCCATGACGACCATGCTCAGCCAGAGCAACGAGACCGGACTGGGGGTCGGCCCGGCGATCACCGTGATCTTCCTGCGGGGGGCGCTGGCCCCGTTCGGCCATGTGGTGTGGACCGCCCTGGCCGCCGGTGCCCTGTGGCGGGTCAAGCGCGATCGGGGCATGAGCCCGGCCATGCTGGTCGACCTGCGGGTGCTGCGGGTGCTCGCGATGGTGATCGCACTGCACGCCATCTGGGACTTCGGCGTCCAACTGCCGTTCATGCTCAAGTACGCCGCACTGGGGGTGACGGCATGGGTTCTGGTGTTGGGCATGGTCACCGCAGGCTTGAAGCAGATCAAGGCCACCCAGGTCAACGCCGCCCGCGGCGGTCCCGGCCTGCCGCAGGCCACAGCTCTGCAACCGAGCGTGCCGCCGGTCGGCAGCCGTTGA
- a CDS encoding pyridoxamine 5'-phosphate oxidase family protein — MAVFEPDEQIETLDPAACSRLLAATQVGRLALVAEGKPKIIVLNHLVYREGVFFRTAPDAWLVRHLTDEGPGGGPGLEVVYEVDSASAAGRSGWSVIATGRLHREDDAELVALAHRKLEAWAHGDRDVVLRLHVDELTGRRVGPA; from the coding sequence ATGGCGGTGTTCGAACCGGACGAGCAGATCGAGACCCTCGACCCGGCAGCGTGTTCCCGGCTGCTGGCCGCAACCCAGGTCGGGCGCCTGGCCCTGGTGGCGGAGGGCAAACCGAAGATCATCGTCTTGAATCACCTGGTGTATCGCGAGGGGGTGTTCTTCCGCACCGCGCCGGACGCCTGGCTGGTGCGTCACCTGACCGACGAGGGGCCCGGCGGGGGGCCGGGGCTCGAGGTGGTCTACGAGGTCGACAGCGCGTCGGCGGCCGGTCGCTCGGGCTGGTCGGTGATCGCCACCGGACGGCTGCACCGCGAGGACGACGCCGAGCTGGTCGCCCTCGCCCACCGCAAGCTCGAAGCGTGGGCGCACGGCGACCGGGACGTCGTCCTGCGGCTTCACGTCGACGAGCTCACCGGACGACGCGTCGGCCCGGCGTAG
- a CDS encoding MMPL family transporter translates to MRGASGWSLRHRWTTLLGALLIVAGAVVLLTGGLKTTAPAEQLIGDSARAEKIRASADFGDRPIENVVISRPGTPAPVLDEATAAAVATELRAAYRGLKGIAAVSDPVLSSDRRVLLLPVALDAAPDTMTEPPAGAVSAQDAVGPMLEATQRVAAAHPELRIGQVGPGSINAEVGEQLDADFRRAELVSLPVTLAILLFAFGAVVAAGVPVLLGIAAVATALGLTALASRHLIPVHPNAQPMVLLIGLAVGVDYALFVLRRAREERARGYSATDSVVIATRHAGRAVMISGITVVVAMAGMLVAGGLFTSIAVGTVLVVTVAVLASATVLPAVLGLLGDRVEALRLPFRRRPTPAPAPDERDVTLHSSSERDVTLRSPGVSGFWAKLAGMVTQRPAVWSGVAAVALVALALPALGMRTALPGAESLPSSFATVDAYNRLSAAFPQDGTTVDVVVKTPASAAERVESALAQGFRTALRTGQVVGEAPEITASTDRTVHVLSLAVPLQESDPAMDDVVARVRAEVVPVITSNLNGVSAEVNVGGAAAGSDLAIWMTDRLVPVVAFVLVLTLLVMLVAFGSPALALATVGLNLLSVAAAYGVMTLVFQHTWAEGLFDFTSIGSIASWLPLVLFVILFGLSMDYHVFVVSRVREAYSAGATPREAVRLGVARSAGVVTSAAVVMVAVFAIFATLSSLEMKELGIGLASAILIDATVVRGVLLPGVLALLGQRAHTGPRWIPVLHH, encoded by the coding sequence CTGCGCGGCGCGAGTGGCTGGAGCCTGCGGCATCGCTGGACGACGCTGCTCGGCGCGCTGCTGATCGTCGCCGGTGCCGTCGTCCTGCTGACCGGTGGCCTGAAGACCACCGCCCCGGCCGAGCAACTGATCGGTGACTCCGCACGGGCCGAGAAGATCCGAGCCAGCGCCGACTTCGGCGACCGACCGATCGAGAACGTCGTGATCAGCCGCCCCGGCACTCCCGCGCCGGTACTGGACGAGGCCACGGCGGCCGCCGTCGCCACCGAGTTGCGCGCCGCGTATCGGGGGCTGAAAGGCATTGCCGCCGTGTCCGATCCGGTGCTCTCCTCGGATCGCCGGGTGCTGCTGCTGCCGGTGGCGCTGGACGCCGCGCCCGACACGATGACCGAACCGCCGGCCGGAGCGGTCAGCGCCCAGGACGCCGTCGGGCCGATGCTCGAGGCCACCCAGCGCGTCGCCGCGGCGCACCCCGAGTTGCGCATCGGCCAGGTCGGCCCCGGGTCGATCAATGCCGAGGTGGGCGAGCAACTGGACGCCGACTTCCGTCGCGCCGAGCTGGTCAGCCTGCCGGTCACCCTGGCCATCCTGCTGTTCGCCTTCGGCGCCGTGGTGGCCGCCGGCGTGCCGGTACTGCTGGGAATCGCCGCGGTCGCGACGGCCCTGGGCCTGACCGCGCTGGCCTCGCGGCACCTGATCCCGGTCCACCCGAACGCCCAGCCGATGGTGCTGTTGATCGGGCTGGCCGTGGGCGTCGACTATGCCCTGTTCGTGCTGCGCCGGGCTCGGGAGGAGCGTGCCCGCGGGTACTCGGCCACCGACTCGGTCGTCATCGCCACCCGCCACGCCGGACGCGCCGTGATGATCAGTGGGATCACCGTGGTGGTGGCCATGGCCGGCATGCTCGTCGCCGGTGGCCTGTTCACCTCGATCGCCGTCGGCACCGTGCTCGTGGTCACGGTCGCCGTCCTGGCCTCGGCCACCGTCCTGCCCGCCGTGCTGGGCCTGCTCGGCGACCGCGTCGAGGCCCTCCGTCTCCCCTTCCGCCGCCGTCCCACCCCCGCCCCCGCCCCCGATGAGCGCGATGTCACATTGCACTCGTCCAGCGAGCGTGATGTCACATTGCGCTCGCCCGGGGTGAGCGGATTCTGGGCCAAGCTGGCGGGAATGGTCACTCAGCGTCCCGCGGTGTGGTCGGGGGTGGCCGCCGTCGCGCTCGTGGCGCTTGCCCTCCCGGCGCTCGGCATGCGGACGGCGCTGCCCGGGGCCGAGAGCCTGCCCAGCAGTTTCGCCACCGTGGACGCCTACAACCGACTGTCCGCCGCGTTCCCCCAGGACGGCACCACGGTCGACGTCGTCGTCAAGACCCCGGCCAGCGCCGCGGAGCGCGTGGAATCCGCTCTGGCCCAAGGGTTCCGGACGGCGCTGCGCACCGGCCAAGTGGTCGGCGAGGCCCCGGAGATCACCGCCTCCACCGACCGGACGGTGCACGTGCTGTCCCTGGCGGTGCCGTTGCAGGAGAGTGATCCGGCCATGGACGACGTGGTCGCCCGGGTGCGGGCCGAGGTGGTGCCGGTCATCACCTCGAACCTGAACGGGGTGAGCGCCGAGGTGAACGTGGGCGGCGCAGCAGCCGGGTCCGACCTGGCGATCTGGATGACCGACCGACTGGTTCCGGTGGTGGCCTTCGTGCTGGTGCTGACCCTGCTGGTCATGCTGGTGGCCTTCGGCTCACCCGCCCTCGCCCTGGCCACGGTGGGGTTGAACCTGCTCTCGGTGGCAGCCGCGTACGGGGTGATGACCCTGGTGTTCCAGCACACCTGGGCCGAGGGGCTGTTCGACTTCACCTCGATCGGTTCGATCGCCTCCTGGCTGCCCTTGGTGCTGTTCGTGATCCTCTTCGGGTTGTCGATGGATTACCACGTGTTCGTGGTCAGCCGGGTCCGCGAGGCCTACTCGGCCGGCGCGACGCCGCGTGAGGCGGTGCGGCTCGGTGTGGCCCGCTCGGCGGGGGTGGTGACCAGCGCGGCCGTGGTCATGGTGGCAGTGTTCGCGATCTTCGCGACGCTGTCGTCGCTGGAGATGAAGGAGCTGGGCATCGGTCTGGCCAGCGCAATCCTGATCGACGCCACCGTGGTGCGCGGAGTGTTGCTGCCCGGCGTCCTGGCCCTGCTCGGACAACGCGCCCACACCGGCCCGCGCTGGATCCCGGTGCTGCACCACTGA
- a CDS encoding response regulator transcription factor — translation MRIVIAEDSVLLREGLVRLLSDAGMEVVQACSDAEQLLRAVAVHQPDLALVDVRMPPTFTDEGVRAALVIRQEHPDTAVLVLSQYVEENYATDLVAGRPTGVGYILKDRVADVADFVEAVRRVAGGGTALDPELVLQLLTRARRRDPLQRLTPRESQVLALMAEGRSNTAIAAALVVSEGAVEKHVSGIFTKLDLSPAETDHRRVLAVLRWMQRAEEN, via the coding sequence TTGCGGATTGTCATCGCCGAGGACTCGGTGCTGCTGCGTGAGGGCCTGGTGCGGCTGCTCTCCGATGCCGGCATGGAGGTCGTGCAGGCCTGCTCCGACGCGGAGCAGTTGCTGCGCGCGGTCGCTGTGCATCAGCCGGACCTGGCGCTGGTCGACGTTCGGATGCCGCCCACGTTCACCGACGAGGGGGTGCGGGCCGCACTGGTGATCCGGCAGGAACACCCGGACACGGCGGTTCTGGTGCTCAGCCAGTATGTCGAGGAGAACTACGCCACGGACCTGGTGGCGGGACGTCCCACCGGGGTCGGCTACATCCTCAAGGACCGGGTGGCCGACGTCGCCGACTTCGTCGAGGCGGTCCGGCGGGTGGCGGGCGGTGGTACAGCGCTCGACCCGGAGCTGGTGTTGCAGCTGCTCACCCGGGCGCGTCGGCGAGATCCGTTGCAGCGGTTGACACCTCGCGAGTCGCAAGTGTTGGCGCTGATGGCCGAGGGGCGCTCGAACACAGCCATCGCGGCTGCCCTGGTGGTGAGTGAGGGCGCAGTCGAGAAGCACGTTTCCGGCATCTTCACCAAGCTCGACCTCAGCCCCGCCGAGACCGACCATCGCCGGGTGCTCGCCGTGTTGCGCTGGATGCAGCGAGCGGAGGAGAACTGA
- a CDS encoding DUF4097 family beta strand repeat protein, producing MAPVRTVRIVLGSLAGTAVLFQAITVAGYLGRQSRVDTQWLPETAAVVEATTDVGDITVRVAAPGERPRLEQRLRWAFWSPSHSLRQVDGRVEARASCPPIGALCTVDVELVVAPGSPVRVSTSMGDIRVDPTSADVTAVTDVGDVIVHGGGAGADLSAETSVGDVRVFVSAGTPSVRAISATGDVRVAVASGESFAVQAGTDVGDTRVEVASDPASGRPLLARTSTGDVQVVIDN from the coding sequence ATGGCCCCCGTCCGCACGGTACGGATCGTCCTGGGGAGTCTGGCCGGGACCGCGGTGCTCTTCCAGGCGATCACGGTGGCCGGCTACCTGGGTCGGCAGAGCCGCGTCGACACGCAATGGCTCCCCGAGACGGCTGCCGTGGTGGAGGCCACCACGGACGTCGGCGATATCACCGTCCGGGTGGCGGCCCCCGGCGAACGTCCGCGGCTGGAACAACGTCTGCGGTGGGCTTTCTGGTCGCCGTCCCACAGTCTTCGCCAGGTGGACGGGCGGGTCGAGGCTCGGGCGAGTTGCCCACCCATCGGTGCGTTGTGCACTGTCGATGTCGAGCTCGTGGTCGCCCCCGGATCGCCGGTGCGGGTGTCCACCAGCATGGGCGACATTCGGGTCGATCCGACGTCGGCGGACGTCACCGCGGTCACCGACGTGGGGGACGTGATCGTGCACGGCGGCGGCGCGGGCGCCGACCTCTCGGCCGAGACCTCGGTCGGTGATGTCCGGGTGTTCGTCTCGGCCGGGACGCCCTCGGTGCGGGCCATCTCGGCCACCGGCGACGTTCGGGTGGCCGTGGCGTCGGGCGAGAGCTTCGCCGTCCAGGCCGGGACCGATGTCGGGGACACCCGGGTCGAGGTGGCGAGCGATCCGGCATCGGGGCGGCCCTTGCTCGCCCGGACCTCTACCGGCGACGTCCAGGTCGTCATCGACAACTGA
- a CDS encoding polysaccharide deacetylase family protein codes for MRVTSTGRRLPALYLALIALLGVLVPALATAPARAAGSGMVSFTFDDGKSSQYANARPILNTAGVKGTFFIIGDAFTWGATNMNAAQVKTLATDGHEIGNHTQNHPYLTSLSSRQIRAEFTQSQNAIAAATGITPKNCAYPYGASNATVQNIAKTYFTSCRGVTGGQNTLGSNTYDLRTYYVQTSTTAAQIRAAADQAKANNTWLVLIYHGVGTVQSSDDVSTSTFTAHVNAVKAAGVPTATVAQALAGGVPTPTPTPTPSASVTPTPTPTPSKSVTPTPTPTPTPSKSVTPTPTPTPTPTPTVTPTPTPTPSPSVTPTPTPTPSPSVTPTPTPTPTPTPTPSASVTPTPTPTPTPSASVTPTPTPTPSKSVTPTPTPSATPTPTPTPTPATSGMVSFTFDDGKIGQYTTAKPILSAAGVKGTFFIIGDAFTWGGTNMNATQVKAMATDGHEIGNHTQNHPYLTSLNSTQIRAEFTQSQNAIAAATGITPKNCAYPYGASNATVQTIAATYFTSCRGVTGGQNVRGANLYDLRTYYVQTSTTAAQIRAAADQAKANNTWLVLIYHGVGTVESSDDVTGATLTAHVNAVKAAGVPTKTVAEALGGGTPPTPTPTPTPSASVTPTPTPTPSASVTPTPTPTASVPAPTQGVVSFTFDDGKLSQLDYAVPALNANGIKGTFFIIGDALTWGAPHMNATQLRSVANAGHDIGNHSQNHPYLGSMSTSEIQAEFSQAQSAITAAAGVTPKACAYPYGDYNATVQSVAAQFFRGCRTTDGGVNALSPSRYALRTLYVHNDTSAAEIRAAADEARASNTWLILTYHAVGVNDSGYSGDEVTTQQFADHIAAVKASGVSIRTVSQMLG; via the coding sequence ATGAGGGTCACCTCGACGGGACGACGGCTGCCGGCTCTGTACCTGGCACTGATCGCGCTGCTCGGCGTGCTGGTGCCGGCGCTGGCGACAGCTCCAGCCCGCGCGGCCGGGTCCGGCATGGTGAGCTTCACCTTCGACGACGGCAAGAGCAGCCAGTACGCCAACGCACGGCCGATTTTGAACACGGCCGGGGTCAAGGGCACCTTCTTCATCATCGGTGACGCCTTCACCTGGGGCGCCACCAACATGAACGCCGCTCAGGTCAAGACCCTGGCCACCGACGGCCACGAGATCGGCAACCACACCCAGAACCACCCCTACCTGACCAGCCTCAGTTCCCGTCAGATCCGCGCCGAGTTCACCCAGTCCCAGAACGCCATCGCCGCCGCCACCGGCATCACCCCGAAGAACTGCGCCTACCCCTACGGCGCCAGCAACGCCACCGTGCAGAACATCGCCAAGACCTACTTCACCAGTTGCCGTGGCGTCACCGGCGGTCAGAACACCCTGGGCTCGAACACCTACGACCTGCGCACCTACTACGTGCAGACCTCCACCACGGCGGCGCAGATCCGGGCAGCGGCCGACCAGGCCAAGGCCAACAACACCTGGCTGGTGCTGATCTACCACGGTGTCGGCACCGTCCAGTCCAGCGACGACGTGTCCACCAGCACCTTCACCGCCCACGTCAACGCGGTGAAGGCCGCCGGCGTCCCCACCGCGACCGTCGCCCAGGCTCTGGCCGGCGGAGTCCCGACGCCGACCCCGACCCCGACGCCGTCCGCCTCGGTGACCCCGACGCCGACACCCACCCCGTCGAAGTCCGTCACCCCGACGCCCACGCCGACGCCCACCCCGTCGAAGTCCGTCACCCCGACGCCCACCCCGACACCGACGCCGACCCCGACGGTCACTCCCACGCCGACCCCGACCCCGTCGCCGTCCGTCACCCCGACCCCGACACCCACCCCGTCGCCGTCCGTCACCCCGACACCGACACCGACCCCGACGCCGACACCGACGCCGTCCGCCTCCGTCACACCGACACCGACACCGACACCGACGCCGTCCGCCTCGGTGACCCCGACGCCGACACCCACCCCGTCGAAGTCCGTCACCCCGACACCGACGCCGTCAGCGACGCCCACTCCGACGCCCACTCCGACCCCGGCCACCTCGGGCATGGTGAGCTTCACGTTCGACGACGGAAAGATCGGCCAGTACACCACCGCCAAGCCGATCCTGAGCGCTGCCGGGGTGAAGGGCACCTTCTTCATCATCGGTGACGCGTTCACCTGGGGCGGCACCAACATGAACGCCACCCAGGTCAAGGCCATGGCCACCGACGGCCACGAGATCGGCAACCACACCCAGAACCACCCCTACCTGACCAGCCTCAACTCCACCCAGATCCGCGCCGAGTTCACCCAGTCCCAGAACGCCATCGCCGCCGCCACCGGCATCACCCCGAAGAACTGCGCCTACCCCTACGGCGCCAGCAACGCCACCGTGCAGACCATCGCCGCGACGTACTTCACCTCCTGCCGCGGCGTCACCGGCGGTCAGAACGTTCGCGGTGCCAACCTGTACGACCTGCGCACCTACTACGTGCAGACCTCCACCACGGCGGCGCAGATCCGGGCAGCGGCCGACCAGGCCAAGGCCAACAACACCTGGTTGGTGCTGATCTACCACGGTGTCGGCACCGTCGAGTCCAGCGACGACGTCACCGGCGCCACCCTGACCGCCCACGTCAACGCGGTGAAGGCCGCCGGCGTCCCGACCAAGACCGTCGCCGAGGCCCTCGGCGGCGGCACCCCACCCACTCCGACGCCGACTCCGACGCCGTCTGCCTCGGTGACCCCGACGCCGACCCCCACCCCGTCTGCCTCGGTGACCCCGACGCCGACGCCGACCGCCAGCGTGCCCGCGCCCACCCAGGGCGTGGTCAGCTTCACCTTCGACGACGGCAAGCTGAGCCAGCTCGACTACGCCGTCCCGGCACTGAACGCCAACGGCATCAAGGGAACCTTCTTCATCATCGGCGACGCCCTCACCTGGGGTGCCCCGCACATGAACGCGACCCAGCTGCGCAGCGTGGCGAACGCCGGTCACGACATCGGCAACCACAGCCAGAACCACCCCTACCTCGGCTCGATGAGCACCAGCGAGATCCAGGCGGAGTTCAGCCAAGCGCAGAGCGCCATCACCGCTGCGGCGGGGGTCACTCCGAAGGCCTGCGCCTACCCGTACGGCGACTACAACGCCACCGTGCAATCCGTGGCGGCGCAGTTCTTCCGGGGCTGCCGGACGACGGACGGTGGGGTCAATGCCCTCAGCCCCAGCCGGTACGCGCTGCGGACGCTCTACGTGCACAACGACACCAGTGCCGCCGAGATTCGAGCCGCAGCCGACGAGGCTCGGGCCAGCAACACCTGGTTGATCCTGACCTACCACGCGGTCGGGGTGAACGACAGCGGCTACAGCGGTGACGAGGTGACCACCCAGCAGTTCGCCGATCACATCGCCGCGGTGAAGGCCTCCGGGGTCTCGATCCGCACGGTCTCCCAGATGCTGGGCTGA
- a CDS encoding GNAT family N-acetyltransferase, whose amino-acid sequence MPGAYRVCLLTGDAGEDASGRHDNPDLLGHTYVGPYLAADDGLNLVVVDSEGVCGYLLATADTTRFERWREAEWLPALRAQYPIGSGTPRDGELTGLLHHPPCSPPELLTDHPAHLHIDLLPRAQGQGWGRRLMDHLADTLQARGVRGVHLGVSPDNARARGFYARLGYRELLQGDDVIYLGLGLRRQTPP is encoded by the coding sequence ATGCCCGGCGCCTATCGGGTGTGTCTGCTCACCGGCGACGCCGGCGAGGACGCCTCCGGTCGGCACGACAACCCCGATCTGCTGGGACACACCTACGTCGGGCCGTACCTGGCCGCCGACGACGGCCTGAACCTGGTGGTCGTCGACTCCGAGGGGGTCTGCGGCTACCTGCTGGCCACCGCGGACACGACACGGTTCGAGCGCTGGCGTGAGGCCGAGTGGCTCCCCGCGCTGCGGGCGCAGTACCCGATCGGTTCGGGCACCCCGCGGGACGGCGAGCTGACCGGGCTGCTGCACCACCCCCCGTGCAGCCCGCCGGAGCTGCTCACCGACCATCCGGCCCACCTGCACATCGACCTGCTGCCGCGCGCGCAGGGGCAGGGTTGGGGACGACGCCTGATGGACCACCTGGCGGACACGCTGCAGGCGCGCGGCGTCCGGGGGGTGCACCTCGGGGTGAGCCCGGACAATGCCCGAGCCCGCGGCTTCTACGCCCGCCTCGGGTATCGCGAGCTCCTGCAGGGCGACGACGTCATCTACCTCGGCCTGGGCCTCCGCCGACAAACCCCTCCGTGA
- a CDS encoding GntR family transcriptional regulator, translating to MTTDSLPTPRQIVATSLRHLVSRLEAGGRLPGERELCTRYGVARMTLRRAVDDLVREGLVERRPGSGAYARPRPVVRTLGLTSFSEDMRRRGLTPSSRLLGLEQSGATPSLAAGLGIDVDAPVTRVQRLRLGSGTPFAVETVWIPSRSVPGLSPQDLDGSLYEVLGRRYGIVTTTAQVTVEPVLPDAATAALLDIADQQPCLSIRMVDRDPAHRTVMLADCIYRGDRYTLTAQVTRADRTARADRADRVGQHREVGRG from the coding sequence ATGACCACCGACTCGCTCCCGACGCCGCGCCAGATCGTGGCCACGTCGCTGCGCCATCTGGTCTCGCGGCTGGAGGCGGGCGGACGGTTGCCCGGCGAACGAGAACTGTGTACCCGCTACGGCGTCGCCCGCATGACGTTGCGCCGAGCGGTCGACGACCTGGTGCGTGAGGGGCTGGTCGAGCGCCGTCCCGGCTCGGGTGCCTACGCCCGGCCCCGCCCGGTGGTGCGCACCCTGGGCCTGACCTCGTTCAGCGAGGATATGCGCCGACGCGGGTTGACGCCGAGCTCGCGGTTGCTGGGACTGGAGCAGTCCGGCGCCACCCCGTCCCTGGCCGCCGGTCTGGGTATCGACGTGGATGCCCCGGTGACCCGGGTGCAGCGGCTGCGGCTGGGCAGCGGCACCCCGTTCGCGGTCGAGACGGTGTGGATACCGAGCCGCTCGGTGCCCGGTCTGAGCCCGCAGGACCTCGACGGTTCGCTCTACGAGGTGCTCGGCCGCCGCTACGGCATCGTCACCACCACCGCCCAGGTGACCGTCGAACCGGTGCTGCCGGACGCCGCGACAGCCGCCCTGCTCGACATCGCCGATCAGCAGCCCTGCCTGAGCATCCGCATGGTCGATCGCGACCCGGCGCACCGCACCGTGATGCTGGCCGACTGCATCTACCGCGGTGACCGCTACACCCTCACCGCTCAGGTGACCCGTGCCGACCGCACTGCTCGCGCCGATCGCGCCGATCGCGTCGGGCAGCACCGGGAGGTGGGTCGTGGGTGA
- a CDS encoding ATPase, translating into MGETDARNSPLVGVDGGQSQTRVQRAGSPTVYELPGISRLEGDPDDTLVGLLHRAWTAHRLPPQARVVLGLTTLPASPAARDRLATRIATVTQARQVWLTDDRLTAHHAALGERVGVSLIAGTGVACTALTRSGRVRFFDGHGYLLGDEGAGFWIGRAGLAAVLHHRDGYGPPTALTVAARERFGDLAVLPEAVHAQPRAVDAIARFAVEVLAATAGGDAVATAVVDDAAARLVRTVAAAAAWLGAEIRCGAEDPGSANSGSPIPVALGGRLLRQGALRARLEVALRRPAPEGADPLTVVAASGTPLDGALRLGAELRPEHYGHLVHVWSAGERG; encoded by the coding sequence GTGGGTGAGACCGACGCCCGGAACTCGCCGCTGGTCGGCGTGGACGGCGGCCAGTCACAGACCCGGGTGCAGCGGGCCGGCTCGCCGACGGTGTACGAGCTGCCCGGCATCAGCCGGCTGGAGGGCGACCCCGACGACACCCTGGTCGGGTTGCTGCACCGGGCCTGGACGGCCCACCGGCTGCCGCCGCAGGCGCGCGTCGTCCTCGGGCTCACCACGCTGCCGGCGAGCCCGGCGGCCCGGGATCGGCTGGCGACGCGGATCGCCACCGTGACGCAGGCCCGGCAGGTCTGGCTCACCGACGACCGGCTCACGGCACACCACGCAGCCCTGGGTGAGCGCGTCGGGGTCTCGCTGATCGCCGGCACCGGGGTGGCCTGCACCGCGCTGACCCGCTCCGGACGGGTCCGGTTCTTCGACGGCCACGGGTACCTCTTGGGTGACGAGGGGGCCGGGTTCTGGATCGGACGCGCCGGCCTGGCCGCCGTGCTGCACCATCGCGACGGCTACGGCCCGCCGACCGCCCTGACGGTGGCCGCCCGGGAGCGGTTCGGAGACCTGGCGGTGCTGCCCGAGGCGGTGCACGCGCAGCCGCGGGCGGTGGACGCCATCGCCCGGTTCGCGGTCGAGGTGCTGGCCGCGACCGCCGGTGGCGACGCGGTGGCCACCGCGGTGGTGGACGACGCCGCAGCCCGATTGGTGCGCACCGTTGCCGCGGCGGCGGCCTGGCTCGGCGCGGAGATCCGTTGCGGTGCCGAGGATCCGGGGTCTGCGAACTCAGGGTCGCCGATCCCGGTGGCCCTGGGTGGGCGGCTGCTCCGGCAGGGCGCGCTGCGCGCTCGGCTCGAGGTGGCGCTGCGGCGGCCGGCGCCCGAGGGGGCCGACCCCCTGACGGTGGTCGCGGCGTCCGGCACCCCGCTGGACGGCGCGCTGCGGCTGGGGGCCGAGCTGCGGCCGGAGCACTACGGCCACCTGGTACACGTCTGGAGCGCAGGGGAGCGGGGATGA